One Mycolicibacterium fortuitum subsp. fortuitum genomic window carries:
- a CDS encoding ATP-binding protein, which translates to MAIMDAGPSLRGRVSECAALRALVSGGRSGGSAVMVVRGDAGVGKTALLDYVVEHAPGFRVTQVAGVESDMELAFAGLHHLCAPLLDHLDKLPEPQRDALSVAFGRGAGPVPDRFLVGLAVLSLLAAAADKKPLLCVIDDAQWLDQVSVQTLGFVARRLLAEPVVLVFAVRDDDRDGTAVDVLPGLPELRLKGLSDSDARDLLDSVVVGRLDERVRDRLIAESRGNPLALLEVPRNVSAAERAGGFWIVGTRPSVGQVEEGFVRRIQSLPADTRQLALLAAADPVGDPVVFSRAAAYLGIGMDALGPAEAAGVIEFGPRMRFHHPLVRSAAYRAADVADRREVHRALAFATDPEVDPDRRAWHAANAAAGPDDSVAAELEASAWRAQSRGGIAAAATFLERAAILSADPALRSARAIAAAAAKREAAAPEAAYELLSLAELNPVTELQRAQVGRLRAQMEFTRSRGGLPGSPAVRHAAGLLLDAAKRLENLDDELARETYIEAIAAAMFASRSQPEALVVAAEAAHAAVSGIADPTRPIDFLLIGIAKLVTEGLPAAVDHLHTALTLWTEHARAHDGRALSWLALAFPILHESAAGELWDFESNDQLATAMIDYARTTGALAILPSAIAYKAGVHVMEGEFVTAARLMEEADTISTAIGHHPMKYHKVELAAWRGDLTEAGDLIEAGMAEGTAKGEGRLLGVTGYAAAVLYNGLGRYEEALAAARKACDYHDLGFYGWCLLELTEAAVRVGERDVAEDAVRRLEAGAGASGTDWGLGVFAGARALVADDTEADVLFKESLERLGRTRVGVQLARVHLRYGEWLRRQKQRTSAREHLNVAHDMFTKMGAHAFAERARRELTATGEKVRKQPLATGDELTAQEAQIAQLARDGLTNQEIGAQLFISTHTVEWHLRKVFVKLGVRSRRQLRSVSWSS; encoded by the coding sequence ATGGCGATTATGGACGCAGGTCCGTCTCTACGTGGCCGCGTCAGCGAATGCGCGGCACTGCGAGCACTGGTATCGGGCGGCCGGTCCGGCGGCAGCGCGGTGATGGTGGTGCGCGGAGACGCGGGCGTCGGTAAGACGGCACTGCTGGACTACGTCGTCGAACATGCGCCAGGGTTCCGGGTGACCCAGGTCGCCGGGGTCGAATCCGACATGGAACTGGCCTTCGCCGGGCTACACCACCTGTGCGCACCGCTGCTGGATCATCTCGACAAGCTTCCCGAGCCCCAGCGCGATGCACTCTCGGTGGCATTCGGTCGCGGTGCCGGTCCGGTGCCCGACCGGTTCCTGGTCGGCCTGGCCGTGCTCAGCCTGCTGGCTGCCGCTGCCGACAAGAAGCCGCTGCTGTGTGTGATCGATGATGCGCAGTGGCTCGATCAGGTGTCGGTCCAGACGCTGGGTTTCGTCGCGCGCCGGTTGCTGGCCGAGCCGGTCGTCTTGGTTTTCGCCGTCCGGGACGACGATCGAGACGGCACCGCCGTGGATGTCCTACCCGGCCTGCCCGAGCTGCGGCTCAAAGGGCTTTCGGACAGCGATGCCAGGGACCTGCTGGACTCGGTGGTTGTGGGGCGGCTCGACGAGCGGGTCCGTGACCGGCTCATCGCCGAGAGTCGCGGCAATCCGCTGGCGCTGTTGGAAGTGCCGCGCAACGTCTCGGCCGCGGAGCGCGCCGGTGGCTTCTGGATCGTCGGCACGCGACCATCGGTCGGGCAGGTGGAAGAGGGCTTCGTCCGCCGAATTCAGTCGCTCCCCGCGGACACTCGTCAGCTGGCGCTGCTCGCAGCGGCGGATCCGGTCGGTGATCCGGTGGTGTTCTCGCGTGCCGCAGCGTATCTGGGTATCGGAATGGATGCGCTGGGGCCGGCTGAAGCCGCCGGGGTGATCGAGTTCGGCCCCCGCATGCGCTTTCACCACCCGCTGGTCCGCTCGGCGGCCTATCGGGCGGCAGACGTGGCCGACCGTCGGGAAGTGCACCGCGCCTTGGCCTTTGCCACTGATCCCGAGGTTGACCCCGACCGTCGGGCCTGGCATGCGGCGAATGCCGCCGCCGGTCCCGACGACTCCGTGGCTGCCGAGCTGGAGGCCTCGGCGTGGCGGGCCCAGAGCCGAGGCGGGATCGCAGCCGCTGCGACTTTCCTGGAGCGGGCAGCGATCCTGTCCGCCGATCCGGCCCTTCGCAGCGCCCGGGCGATCGCGGCAGCGGCGGCCAAACGTGAGGCAGCTGCACCCGAAGCTGCCTACGAGCTGCTGTCACTGGCCGAACTGAATCCGGTGACCGAGCTGCAGCGGGCGCAGGTGGGCCGGCTGCGGGCGCAGATGGAATTCACCCGCAGCCGGGGTGGCCTCCCGGGCTCGCCGGCGGTCCGCCACGCGGCCGGGTTGCTGCTCGATGCCGCCAAGCGGTTGGAGAATCTCGACGACGAGTTGGCTCGGGAGACCTACATCGAGGCGATCGCCGCCGCGATGTTTGCTTCGCGTAGTCAACCGGAGGCTTTGGTGGTCGCGGCCGAGGCGGCGCATGCCGCGGTTTCCGGAATCGCCGATCCGACGCGGCCCATCGACTTTCTGCTCATCGGCATTGCGAAGTTGGTCACCGAGGGCTTGCCCGCCGCGGTCGATCACCTGCATACCGCGCTGACGCTGTGGACCGAGCACGCCCGGGCTCACGACGGGAGGGCGTTGAGCTGGTTGGCCTTGGCCTTCCCGATCCTGCACGAATCGGCAGCCGGTGAGTTGTGGGATTTCGAGTCGAACGATCAGCTGGCCACCGCCATGATCGACTACGCCCGTACTACCGGAGCGCTGGCGATTCTGCCGTCGGCCATCGCGTACAAGGCCGGCGTGCATGTCATGGAAGGTGAATTCGTCACGGCGGCACGGCTTATGGAGGAGGCCGACACAATCTCGACGGCCATCGGTCACCATCCGATGAAGTACCACAAAGTGGAATTGGCAGCATGGCGGGGAGATCTCACCGAAGCAGGCGACCTCATCGAGGCAGGCATGGCCGAGGGCACAGCCAAGGGCGAAGGCCGGCTTCTGGGGGTCACCGGGTATGCCGCTGCCGTGCTCTACAACGGACTGGGCCGCTATGAGGAGGCACTGGCCGCGGCCCGAAAGGCCTGCGACTATCACGATCTCGGTTTCTACGGCTGGTGTCTGCTCGAGCTGACGGAGGCCGCCGTGCGCGTGGGTGAGCGGGATGTCGCCGAAGACGCGGTGCGTCGGCTGGAAGCGGGGGCCGGCGCCAGCGGAACCGATTGGGGCTTGGGCGTATTCGCGGGAGCGCGCGCTCTTGTCGCCGACGACACCGAGGCAGACGTCCTGTTCAAGGAATCTCTCGAGCGGCTGGGGCGGACCAGGGTGGGGGTGCAGCTGGCTCGCGTGCACCTGCGTTACGGGGAATGGCTGCGTCGCCAGAAACAGCGCACCAGCGCGCGTGAACACCTCAACGTCGCGCACGACATGTTCACCAAGATGGGCGCGCATGCATTCGCCGAGCGGGCCCGTCGCGAGCTGACCGCCACCGGAGAAAAGGTGCGTAAACAGCCGTTGGCGACGGGAGACGAGTTGACCGCGCAGGAGGCGCAGATTGCGCAGCTGGCCCGGGATGGATTGACCAACCAGGAGATCGGTGCGCAGTTGTTCATCAGCACCCACACCGTGGAATGGCACCTGCGCAAGGTCTTCGTCAAGCTCGGGGTTCGGTCCCGCAGGCAGCTGCGGTCCGTGTCATGGAGCAGCTAG
- a CDS encoding carboxylesterase family protein, translating into MRERHIKGGTIQVDHQDGLVRARGVRYGTARRFAVAQPPPAWSGVRDATQPGPACPQRPSRLGWVTGDALKGLTTDENCLVLSVTAPADAHRLPVMVWFHGGAYVAGSGESAKYDPAALARAGNVVVVNVSYRLGIFGYLAPPGVGADNLGLRDQILALRWVQDNIAAFGGDAANVTAFGQSAGAHSVWSLMLSEGAAGLFHRAILQSAPLELDDGRDDMAVAMGSAMAIALAGADPAEASVERLLAAEGAAVVAAQDFGLLGGLAFAPRLGRGPLPAPADVPEAIAAAAARIELLIGYTKDDAAPFVAMDPRVARFNRVPVLGRLAVRAGSATITKQAFSGPAERLAQTWRNHGGRVGTYRFDWTPASAPLGACHCIELPFLFGSPQTWADAPMLGPQRAIDNQLAAEMRTRWAEFAHHGVESLPEPALRFG; encoded by the coding sequence GTGCGCGAGCGACACATCAAGGGCGGCACGATCCAGGTTGACCATCAAGACGGGCTGGTGCGTGCACGGGGCGTGCGGTACGGCACCGCCAGGCGATTCGCGGTCGCCCAGCCGCCGCCGGCGTGGTCGGGAGTTCGGGATGCCACGCAGCCGGGTCCTGCCTGCCCGCAGCGGCCGTCGCGCCTGGGCTGGGTGACCGGTGATGCACTCAAGGGCCTGACCACCGACGAGAACTGCCTGGTGCTGTCCGTCACGGCCCCGGCCGATGCGCACCGGCTACCGGTCATGGTGTGGTTTCACGGCGGCGCGTACGTCGCCGGCAGCGGGGAGTCGGCCAAATACGATCCCGCGGCCCTGGCCCGCGCCGGCAATGTGGTGGTGGTCAACGTGAGCTACCGGCTCGGCATCTTCGGTTACCTGGCGCCACCGGGGGTCGGTGCGGATAACCTGGGGCTGCGCGATCAGATCCTGGCCCTGCGCTGGGTACAGGACAACATCGCGGCATTCGGTGGCGACGCGGCCAACGTGACCGCCTTCGGCCAGTCCGCCGGTGCGCATTCGGTCTGGTCGCTGATGTTGTCCGAGGGCGCGGCCGGGTTGTTCCACCGCGCGATCCTGCAGAGCGCCCCGCTGGAGTTGGACGACGGGCGCGACGACATGGCCGTGGCCATGGGTTCGGCGATGGCCATCGCACTGGCCGGCGCCGACCCGGCGGAGGCGAGCGTCGAGCGACTGCTGGCGGCCGAAGGCGCCGCTGTCGTTGCTGCGCAGGATTTCGGCCTGCTGGGTGGTCTGGCGTTCGCGCCGCGGCTGGGCCGGGGACCGCTGCCGGCCCCCGCGGACGTTCCCGAGGCCATCGCCGCTGCGGCGGCCCGCATCGAGTTGCTCATCGGTTACACCAAGGACGACGCCGCTCCGTTCGTGGCGATGGATCCTCGGGTGGCCCGATTCAACCGGGTGCCGGTCCTGGGGCGTCTGGCGGTGCGGGCCGGTTCGGCGACCATCACCAAACAGGCGTTCTCGGGACCTGCCGAGCGGCTGGCGCAGACGTGGCGGAACCACGGTGGCCGGGTGGGCACCTACCGTTTCGACTGGACACCGGCGAGCGCCCCGCTGGGCGCCTGCCACTGCATCGAATTGCCTTTTCTCTTCGGCTCACCGCAGACGTGGGCGGACGCCCCGATGCTCGGTCCGCAGCGCGCGATCGACAACCAGCTTGCTGCCGAGATGCGAACGCGCTGGGCGGAATTCGCGCACCACGGAGTCGAGTCCTTGCCCGAGCCGGCGCTGCGGTTCGGCTGA
- the gluQRS gene encoding tRNA glutamyl-Q(34) synthetase GluQRS: protein MSPTPAGRFAPSPSADLHIGNLRTAVLAWLFARSTGRRFLLRVEDLDDRTFAEIGHRQVEDLAVIGLTWDEPVQWQTDHQDRYDTVIGELSERGLLYECYCSRRDIAQAPRAPHAPEGAYPGTCRDLTETERAERRAETGRPPALRLRTDTFVGTVTDLLHGSYTGIIDDFVVRRGDGVPAYNLAVVVDDAAGGIDQVVRGDDLLSSSPRQAYLARLLGYPEPTYAHVPLVLNEDGARLAKRDGAVTLAEIGVERALEQISASLGWPPLDLDGMLDRFDPSALPRHPWVYLPG from the coding sequence GTGAGCCCAACCCCGGCCGGACGGTTCGCGCCGAGCCCGTCGGCCGACCTGCACATCGGCAACCTGCGCACCGCGGTGCTGGCGTGGTTGTTCGCCCGGTCCACCGGGCGGCGGTTCCTGCTGCGGGTCGAAGACCTCGATGACCGCACCTTCGCTGAGATCGGGCACCGCCAGGTCGAGGACTTGGCGGTGATCGGGCTGACCTGGGACGAGCCCGTGCAATGGCAGACGGACCACCAGGACCGGTATGACACGGTGATCGGCGAGCTGTCCGAGCGTGGCCTGCTGTACGAATGCTATTGCAGCAGAAGAGATATCGCTCAGGCACCGCGAGCCCCGCACGCGCCGGAAGGCGCCTATCCGGGCACCTGCCGCGACCTCACCGAGACAGAGCGCGCCGAGCGGCGCGCCGAGACCGGGCGCCCGCCCGCGCTGCGGCTGCGCACCGACACCTTCGTCGGTACCGTCACCGACCTCCTGCACGGCAGCTACACGGGGATCATCGACGACTTCGTGGTGCGTCGCGGCGACGGAGTCCCCGCCTACAACCTGGCCGTCGTGGTCGACGACGCCGCTGGTGGCATCGACCAGGTGGTGCGGGGCGATGACCTGCTGAGCTCCTCGCCGCGCCAGGCCTACCTGGCCCGGTTGCTCGGCTACCCGGAACCGACCTACGCCCACGTCCCGCTGGTGCTCAACGAAGACGGTGCCCGGCTGGCCAAACGCGACGGCGCGGTCACCCTGGCCGAAATCGGTGTCGAACGGGCGCTGGAACAGATCAGCGCATCGCTGGGATGGCCGCCGCTGGACCTTGACGGCATGCTGGACCGGTTCGACCCGTCCGCATTGCCACGGCATCCGTGGGTATATCTGCCGGGCTGA
- a CDS encoding ABC transporter permease subunit (The N-terminal region of this protein, as described by TIGR01726, is a three transmembrane segment that identifies a subfamily of ABC transporter permease subunits, which specificities that include histidine, arginine, glutamine, glutamate, L-cystine (sic), the opines (in Agrobacterium) octopine and nopaline, etc.) gives MLAACGGKAVDTDEPLKSAGVLRVGTEGVYSPFSYHDTATNQLVGYDVDVARAVGDKLGVRVEFVETPWDSIFAALEANRFDVVANEVTITPERQAKYDLSQPYSIGEGVIVTRASDNSIKTLADLKGKVAAENATSNWSEIARKAGARVEAVEGFTQAIKLLNQGRVDVVVNDSIAVYAYLAETNDNSVKIAGTVGEKSEQGFAARKDSGLLPELNTALDELRADGTLAAISQRYLKANASGAPEGGAPAPRSTWKLIAGNLWPLARAALTMTIPLTVISFAIGLVIALAVALARLSSNLVLSNLARFYISIIRGTPLLVQLFIVFFALPEFGVKIDPFPAAVIAFSLNVGGYAAEIIRSAIQSIPKGQWEAAETIGLNYTGTLRRIILPQAARVAVPPLSNTLISLVKDTSLASTILVTELLRQAQIIAAPTFEFFALYGTAAIYYWVICLVLSFGQSRLERRLERHVAR, from the coding sequence ATGCTGGCCGCCTGCGGAGGGAAGGCGGTCGACACCGACGAACCACTGAAATCGGCCGGTGTGCTGCGGGTCGGCACCGAAGGTGTGTACTCACCGTTCAGCTACCACGACACCGCCACCAACCAACTCGTCGGCTATGACGTCGACGTCGCCCGCGCGGTCGGCGACAAGCTCGGCGTGAGAGTGGAATTCGTCGAGACACCGTGGGATTCGATCTTCGCCGCGCTGGAGGCCAACCGGTTCGACGTGGTGGCCAACGAGGTTACGATCACGCCGGAACGGCAGGCCAAATACGATCTGTCCCAGCCGTACTCGATCGGCGAGGGCGTCATCGTCACCCGCGCGTCCGACAACTCGATCAAGACCCTTGCCGACCTCAAGGGCAAGGTCGCCGCCGAGAACGCCACCAGCAACTGGTCGGAGATCGCCCGCAAGGCCGGGGCCCGCGTGGAGGCGGTCGAGGGGTTCACCCAAGCGATCAAGCTCCTCAACCAGGGCCGGGTCGACGTCGTTGTCAATGACAGCATCGCCGTCTACGCGTATCTGGCCGAAACCAACGACAACTCGGTGAAGATCGCCGGCACCGTGGGCGAAAAGAGCGAGCAGGGCTTCGCCGCCCGCAAGGACAGCGGCCTGCTGCCCGAACTCAACACCGCGCTCGACGAGTTGCGGGCCGACGGCACGCTGGCGGCCATCTCGCAGCGCTACCTCAAGGCCAACGCGTCCGGGGCGCCCGAAGGCGGCGCGCCGGCACCACGTTCCACCTGGAAGCTGATCGCCGGCAACCTGTGGCCGCTGGCCAGAGCGGCGCTGACGATGACCATTCCGCTGACCGTCATCAGCTTCGCCATCGGCCTGGTGATCGCGCTGGCCGTGGCACTGGCCCGGCTGTCGTCGAACCTCGTGCTGAGCAACCTCGCGCGCTTCTACATCTCGATCATCCGCGGTACGCCGCTGTTGGTGCAGTTGTTCATCGTGTTCTTCGCACTGCCGGAGTTCGGCGTGAAGATCGACCCGTTCCCGGCGGCGGTGATCGCGTTCAGCCTCAACGTCGGCGGCTATGCGGCCGAGATCATCCGCTCGGCGATCCAGAGCATCCCGAAGGGTCAGTGGGAGGCCGCCGAGACGATCGGGCTGAACTACACCGGAACCCTGCGCCGCATCATCCTGCCCCAGGCCGCCCGGGTCGCGGTACCGCCGCTGTCGAACACTTTGATCTCACTGGTCAAAGACACCTCACTGGCGTCGACGATATTGGTGACCGAACTGCTGCGGCAGGCCCAGATCATCGCGGCGCCCACGTTCGAGTTCTTCGCGCTGTACGGCACCGCTGCGATCTACTACTGGGTGATCTGCCTGGTGCTGTCGTTCGGCCAGAGTCGCCTGGAACGCCGACTGGAAAGGCACGTTGCCCGATGA
- a CDS encoding amino acid ABC transporter ATP-binding protein: protein MTTEREDRIVATDVHKAFGDFQVLKGVSFTVPRGTATTVIGPSGSGKTTLLRTLNALDVADSGVIRVGDTELDFSKPVPKDQLRRYRAQSGFVFQSHNLFPHKTVLQNVTEGPLVVQRRPREEVLADAAELLGQVGLSDQQDKYPYQLSGGQQQRVGIARALALKPKVVLFDEPTSALDPELVGEVLAVIRDLAVEGWTLVIVTHEIQFARQVSDQVLFTDRGVILEQGPPAAVIGDPKEERTRQFLQRILNPL from the coding sequence ATGACCACAGAACGCGAAGACCGGATCGTCGCCACCGACGTGCACAAGGCATTCGGCGACTTCCAGGTGCTCAAGGGCGTGTCCTTCACCGTGCCGCGCGGCACCGCGACCACCGTCATCGGCCCGTCCGGTTCCGGCAAGACCACGCTGTTGCGCACGCTGAACGCGCTCGACGTCGCGGACTCCGGGGTGATCCGCGTCGGCGACACGGAGCTTGATTTCTCCAAGCCGGTCCCCAAGGACCAACTGCGCCGCTACCGGGCGCAGAGCGGTTTTGTGTTCCAGTCCCACAACCTGTTTCCGCACAAGACGGTCCTTCAGAACGTCACCGAAGGTCCGCTGGTGGTGCAGAGGCGCCCGCGTGAGGAGGTGCTGGCCGACGCCGCCGAACTGTTGGGGCAGGTCGGGCTTTCCGACCAGCAGGACAAATACCCATACCAGCTCTCGGGCGGTCAGCAGCAGCGCGTCGGCATCGCGCGGGCGCTGGCGCTGAAACCCAAAGTGGTGCTGTTCGACGAGCCGACCTCGGCGCTGGACCCGGAACTGGTGGGCGAAGTGCTCGCGGTGATCCGCGATTTGGCCGTCGAAGGCTGGACGCTGGTGATCGTCACGCACGAAATCCAGTTCGCCCGACAGGTTTCCGATCAAGTGCTGTTCACCGACCGCGGGGTGATCTTGGAGCAGGGGCCACCCGCGGCGGTGATCGGCGACCCGAAAGAAGAGCGCACCCGCCAGTTCCTGCAGCGGATCCTCAACCCGCTGTAG
- a CDS encoding aldehyde dehydrogenase family protein has product MPSTAELTIHNPRTGDLVARVPIAGATECAAAIERARAAAKSWSRMPAAERASTLRAAAEAVSAAAEELAELNVRETGKLRQDAIGGVEAGVGTLTQYAELGPLHGGRTLQGNWSATDLMIPEPCGVVAVLTPWNDPVAVAAGLLGAALVTGNTVVHKPSERCPRTGRRFAELLAEHLPDGVLEIVDGDGTVGARLAGDENIDVVAHVGSSVTGRAIAEACAQRGAKALLENGGNDALIVDAGTDPVWAAQQAALGAFANAGQICVSVERIYAVASVADDFSQALVEEARTWADRIGPVVDERQRAQVHQHVTDAVKRGARVLIGGEPDTGPGTSYPPTVLTDCTPDMDVFCEETFGPVAPIRIVADFDTALAEAADDRYGLAATVLTPDMAHAQEAWRALPVGTVKINDVFGGAPGGASQPRRASGSGFGFGPELLDEMTAVKVVHLAPLPATAG; this is encoded by the coding sequence GTGCCTTCGACAGCTGAACTGACGATTCACAACCCACGCACCGGTGACCTGGTCGCTCGCGTGCCCATCGCCGGAGCCACGGAATGCGCTGCGGCGATCGAGCGCGCCCGCGCCGCGGCGAAGAGTTGGTCCCGAATGCCGGCGGCGGAACGGGCCTCGACGCTGCGCGCGGCCGCCGAGGCGGTGAGTGCGGCAGCCGAAGAGCTCGCCGAGCTCAACGTACGTGAGACCGGCAAGTTACGTCAGGACGCCATCGGTGGTGTGGAGGCGGGTGTCGGAACCCTCACCCAGTACGCCGAACTCGGGCCGCTGCACGGTGGCCGGACCCTGCAGGGCAACTGGTCGGCGACCGATCTCATGATTCCCGAACCCTGCGGCGTGGTGGCTGTGCTGACGCCGTGGAACGACCCGGTCGCGGTCGCCGCCGGATTGCTCGGTGCCGCCCTGGTGACCGGCAACACCGTCGTGCACAAGCCGAGCGAGCGCTGCCCGCGAACCGGCCGGAGATTTGCGGAGTTGCTGGCCGAACACCTGCCCGACGGTGTGCTGGAAATCGTCGACGGTGACGGCACCGTCGGGGCTCGCCTGGCCGGTGACGAGAACATCGATGTCGTGGCACACGTAGGTAGCAGCGTGACCGGACGGGCCATCGCCGAGGCATGTGCCCAGCGGGGCGCCAAGGCACTGCTGGAGAACGGCGGCAACGATGCGCTCATCGTCGATGCGGGAACAGATCCGGTGTGGGCAGCCCAGCAAGCCGCGCTGGGTGCGTTCGCCAATGCCGGCCAGATCTGTGTCTCGGTCGAGCGCATTTACGCGGTGGCGTCAGTGGCTGACGACTTCAGCCAGGCCCTGGTGGAGGAGGCGCGCACCTGGGCCGACCGGATCGGACCCGTCGTCGACGAGCGGCAACGAGCCCAGGTGCACCAACACGTGACGGACGCCGTCAAACGCGGGGCGCGGGTGCTGATCGGCGGCGAACCGGATACCGGGCCCGGCACGTCTTATCCACCAACGGTTTTGACTGATTGCACACCGGACATGGACGTGTTCTGCGAGGAGACCTTCGGGCCGGTCGCCCCGATCCGCATCGTGGCCGATTTCGACACCGCGCTGGCCGAGGCCGCCGACGACCGCTACGGGTTGGCGGCCACTGTGCTGACACCCGACATGGCCCACGCCCAGGAGGCGTGGCGCGCACTTCCCGTGGGGACGGTCAAGATCAACGACGTGTTCGGCGGCGCACCCGGCGGTGCGTCGCAGCCCCGCCGGGCCAGCGGCAGCGGCTTCGGGTTCGGACCCGAGCTGCTCGATGAGATGACGGCGGTGAAGGTGGTGCACCTGGCGCCGCTCCCGGCTACAGCGGGTTGA
- a CDS encoding acetyl-CoA hydrolase/transferase family protein: protein MPEELTAEQAARRLSPSDTLGIPLGPGQSPALLRALGERTDWTDLRVYGALLGVGTELFSRPGVRYLSGFFGPFERILRDAGADVEFAPADFRRFAPLLERQAPRVMTTVAAAPDEDGWCSLSLHAGATVGELRRAAADPRRLLIVEASDAYPRTFGLGGYRHALHVDEIDVLVHSTDAPLALPSASPTEVDRAIAAHAVEYIPPGATLQTGIGSIPSQIAALLAEGSGGDYGLHSEMFTDGCMQLHRAGKVTNVGKGLYDGVSVTTFAFGSTELYEWLDANSEVAFLPVEIVNAPEVIGANNDMVTINGALGVDVHGQVVADSIAGDQFSGIGGAEDFVAGAGLELSDRSLICLPSTFEKDGVLQSRIVPWFGPGAVITTPRHQVDVIVTEYGAAELEGRTVRERGEALAAIAHPQFRDALQAAAQRASGGRSPVR, encoded by the coding sequence ATGCCGGAAGAGCTCACCGCCGAACAGGCCGCCAGGCGCCTTTCGCCCTCCGACACACTCGGGATCCCGCTGGGGCCCGGTCAGTCGCCGGCGTTGCTCCGAGCGCTCGGGGAGCGCACGGATTGGACGGATCTGCGTGTCTACGGCGCGCTGCTCGGAGTCGGGACCGAACTGTTCTCCCGGCCGGGAGTGCGTTACCTGTCCGGCTTCTTCGGCCCCTTCGAACGGATATTGCGGGATGCGGGTGCCGACGTGGAGTTCGCGCCCGCGGATTTCCGGCGGTTCGCGCCGCTGCTCGAGCGTCAGGCGCCGCGTGTGATGACGACCGTGGCGGCGGCACCCGACGAGGACGGCTGGTGTTCCTTGTCGCTGCACGCGGGTGCGACGGTCGGTGAATTGCGCCGTGCGGCGGCCGATCCGCGGCGGTTGTTGATCGTCGAGGCGTCCGACGCCTATCCGCGAACGTTCGGCCTCGGCGGATATCGCCATGCGCTGCACGTCGATGAGATCGACGTCCTCGTGCACTCGACCGATGCACCGCTGGCACTGCCCTCGGCGTCTCCGACGGAGGTCGACAGGGCGATCGCGGCGCACGCTGTGGAGTACATCCCGCCCGGTGCGACGCTGCAGACCGGCATCGGCTCCATCCCCAGCCAGATCGCGGCGCTGCTCGCCGAGGGGAGCGGGGGAGATTACGGGCTGCACAGCGAGATGTTCACCGATGGGTGCATGCAATTGCACCGGGCCGGAAAGGTCACCAATGTCGGCAAAGGCCTGTACGACGGCGTGAGTGTGACCACCTTCGCGTTCGGCTCGACCGAACTCTATGAGTGGCTGGACGCGAACTCCGAGGTCGCGTTCCTCCCGGTGGAGATCGTGAACGCGCCGGAGGTGATCGGCGCCAACAACGACATGGTCACCATCAACGGCGCGCTCGGGGTGGATGTCCACGGTCAGGTGGTCGCCGACTCCATCGCGGGGGACCAGTTCAGCGGAATCGGCGGTGCCGAGGATTTCGTGGCCGGTGCCGGTCTTGAGCTGTCGGACCGCTCCTTGATCTGCCTGCCCTCCACCTTCGAGAAGGACGGGGTGCTCCAGTCGCGGATCGTGCCATGGTTCGGGCCCGGCGCCGTGATCACGACACCACGGCATCAGGTCGACGTGATCGTCACCGAGTACGGTGCCGCCGAGTTGGAGGGCCGGACAGTCCGTGAACGCGGCGAGGCGCTGGCTGCGATCGCGCATCCACAGTTCCGGGATGCGCTGCAGGCGGCCGCGCAGCGAGCTTCGGGGGGACGCTCGCCGGTCCGATAA